GATGAAGAAGGCGAGCTCCTTGTCGGGCCGCAGTTGGGCGCGGTCGCGCGGGTTGCGCGGGTCGTGGCTCAGGCTGTCCTCGATGAGCCGCTTGACCTTGGCCCGGTCGCGGCGCGGGACGACCTGGGCCAGGTCAGCCAAGGCGGACTTGGAGAACTCCACCTTGAGCCTGGGCGCGCGGCAGCGGTCCACCCAGCCGATGCGGGGGCGGGCCGGCCGGTCGCAGGCGGTGATGTAGGGCTTGATGTCCAGGACCGGCGTGCCGTTGACCAGGTCCATGCCCTCCAGGTAGAGCGTGTCGCCTTCCACGGCCTTGAGGCGCGCCAAGGTCAGGCCGATGGCGCTGGGCCGGTGCGGGGAGCGGGACGCGAAGACCCCGATGGTGCCGCCCCGCATTCGCGGCGGGTGGATCTTGGAGCAAAAGCCCTTATTGGTGTTGAGGTGGAACTGGAAGATGAGCCAGACGTGGCTGAACTCGGAAAGCCCGACCAAGGACTGCTCCGGGATGAACTCGGGCAGCACGCGCAGGCGCGCGGGGGCCCGGGGCACCAAGGCCCCCTGGCGCGGGGTGCCGAATTTCTCCCGGAAGCAGGACTCGATGAAGCCGATGGGGCGCAGCATAAGACAGATATGTTATCAGATTGCCGGTGAGCGGCCAGCCGCCCAGGCGGACAACGGCTCAGCGCCGACCGGGGTGTCGGCGCTGGGGTCCCGGTCGCGCCTAAGGCGCGGCCGGGACCTTCAGGACGAGCCGAAGAAAGACGCGCGCCGGGCCGTCATCTGGCGCCTCCTCCCGGCAGACGGCCGAACAAGTCCTGCACCGCCTTGCGGATGGACGCGTCGAGCTCGGCCGGGATCGGGACGGACGCGAGCGTCCGCCGCAGCGCGCCGGGCTCCCCCGCGTCGAGGCTGGCGGCCCTGTAGGGGCCGGACGCCTCGTCCGTGGACCTGACGAAGGTCACGACGGCCTCGGCTCCTGGCGCGGGCAGGGAC
The Elusimicrobiota bacterium genome window above contains:
- the tsaA gene encoding tRNA (N6-threonylcarbamoyladenosine(37)-N6)-methyltransferase TrmO; translation: MLRPIGFIESCFREKFGTPRQGALVPRAPARLRVLPEFIPEQSLVGLSEFSHVWLIFQFHLNTNKGFCSKIHPPRMRGGTIGVFASRSPHRPSAIGLTLARLKAVEGDTLYLEGMDLVNGTPVLDIKPYITACDRPARPRIGWVDRCRAPRLKVEFSKSALADLAQVVPRRDRAKVKRLIEDSLSHDPRNPRDRAQLRPDKELAFFILHYDAHFRVQDGRARVFRVDPADEAARRRPPLAPGLL